From a region of the Helicobacter hepaticus ATCC 51449 genome:
- the rseP gene encoding RIP metalloprotease RseP, with translation MSIFIALIILSFLVFFHELGHFFVARLCGVRVEVFSIGFGKKIASVQIGQTQYALSLIPLGGYVKLKGQDDSNPKARNYEVDSYLSKSPMQRIAILLAGPLFNLLLAFFLYIAVGIGGKLSLLPVVGEVKENYPAYLAGIKAGDRILSINDEEIKTWEELDSIILSSSGELLISIERDPSQIFNFHLTPIEKEAKNIFGEDITRRVIGIASANAVGKVSYRGWESIRYGFEETLKASTLIAQGIVKLLSGVVPSSEVGGVVSIVSVIGSASQEGWVILFWLTALISVNLGILNLLPIPALDGGHIIFNCYEIIMRKPPSENVAYYLTLCGWAILLALMFLGLYNDIFRLLS, from the coding sequence ATGAGTATTTTTATTGCCCTTATCATCTTATCTTTTTTGGTATTTTTTCACGAATTAGGACATTTTTTTGTGGCTCGTCTATGCGGTGTGAGAGTAGAAGTATTTAGTATAGGCTTTGGCAAAAAAATTGCAAGTGTGCAAATAGGGCAAACACAATACGCTCTTTCGCTTATTCCCCTTGGTGGTTATGTCAAATTAAAAGGACAAGATGATAGTAATCCAAAAGCACGCAATTATGAGGTAGATTCATATCTTAGTAAATCCCCAATGCAACGTATAGCTATTTTGTTGGCAGGACCATTATTTAACCTACTCCTTGCTTTTTTTCTCTATATAGCGGTAGGTATAGGTGGAAAATTAAGTTTATTACCCGTGGTGGGAGAAGTCAAAGAAAACTACCCTGCCTACTTAGCTGGTATCAAAGCAGGGGATAGAATCTTAAGTATAAATGATGAAGAGATTAAAACTTGGGAGGAGTTAGATTCTATAATTCTTTCTTCAAGTGGAGAATTACTTATAAGCATTGAGCGAGATCCTTCACAAATTTTTAACTTTCATCTCACTCCGATAGAAAAAGAAGCAAAAAATATTTTTGGTGAAGACATTACTCGGCGTGTAATTGGTATAGCAAGTGCTAATGCTGTAGGTAAAGTGAGCTATCGTGGCTGGGAGAGCATAAGGTATGGTTTTGAGGAAACGCTTAAGGCAAGTACGCTTATTGCTCAAGGAATTGTAAAGCTTCTAAGTGGTGTTGTGCCAAGTAGTGAAGTGGGTGGTGTTGTGAGTATAGTGTCTGTAATAGGTTCAGCTTCCCAAGAGGGTTGGGTAATACTTTTTTGGCTTACTGCTCTTATTTCAGTGAATCTAGGGATTCTTAATCTCCTGCCAATCCCCGCACTAGATGGAGGACATATTATATTTAATTGTTATGAAATTATTATGAGGAAGCCACCGAGTGAAAATGTTGCGTATTATCTTACATTGTGTGGTTGGGCAATACTTTTGGCTTTAATGTTTTTAGGATTGTATAATGATATTTTCCGTTTATTGTCATAA
- a CDS encoding YggS family pyridoxal phosphate-dependent enzyme: protein MLALNLERILRRIERARLAYSPHQIISLVAVSKYQSTEQIRALYECGQRAFGENKVQDLRAKIESLDDLPLEWHFIGNLQENKINTLLSLNPTLLHSLDSIKLALALQKRLGEQKIRALLQVNAANEESKSGVSVESAKEIYEHICATCPNIKLEGIMSIGAHSDDRALIERSFRLTRDVFDSLKGSGAKILSMGMSGDFEIAIAYGANLVRIGSKLFEEAK, encoded by the coding sequence ATGTTAGCTTTAAATCTTGAACGCATTTTGCGTAGAATCGAAAGGGCTAGACTCGCTTATAGTCCTCATCAAATCATCTCACTTGTTGCCGTAAGCAAGTATCAAAGCACGGAGCAAATACGCGCTCTTTATGAATGCGGACAAAGGGCGTTTGGTGAGAATAAAGTGCAGGATTTACGCGCAAAAATTGAATCTTTAGATGATTTGCCTTTGGAGTGGCATTTTATTGGGAATTTGCAGGAAAATAAAATTAATACGCTTCTTTCTTTGAATCCTACACTTTTGCATAGCCTAGATTCTATAAAACTCGCCCTTGCTTTGCAAAAGCGATTAGGAGAGCAGAAGATTCGCGCACTGCTTCAAGTGAATGCTGCAAATGAAGAGAGTAAAAGCGGTGTGAGCGTAGAATCTGCTAAAGAAATATATGAGCACATTTGTGCTACTTGCCCAAATATCAAGCTTGAGGGCATAATGAGTATTGGCGCACATAGCGATGATAGAGCACTTATAGAACGTAGTTTTAGATTAACTCGTGATGTGTTTGATTCTCTTAAAGGAAGTGGTGCGAAGATTCTTTCTATGGGTATGAGCGGGGATTTTGAAATAGCGATTGCTTATGGGGCAAATCTTGTGCGGATTGGTTCAAAACTATTTGAGGAGGCAAAATGA
- a CDS encoding DUF3298 and DUF4163 domain-containing protein, whose product MRFSSLIYIVLGIYLGFCLIGCGDSKDSQKKQSTQEQTQESKAQGQDIARDSASVRELLGLQENSTAFYVLKGKVGDKEQVGYLSIWEDKKRDIDIESSIENIQNDPEKGRVVYLKQNSKDFPLMIAIALPNVWNEAMGDNEHFMSSLDAQKITFSKDEKGFLKVSGVWENDNPRGDRLFWHQKSYFKGEKFSFIQDDTLPLNEVTFAQGHYAHSIKKADKEVVLFESTYKKPIILPSYNPKLESHIVEKLNAQLADGAKDVSELQKQLQYLAKQDFKAYSQEKEQFNAEYAKMYSVEFIDSHIVSLQKFSYVYEGGAHGVHSTTMESYSLQNGERLSSKLEDLFLLDEKNKNTLLQMLTQKLETPEYKEKLFEQTLPLKELPQTFFATSQGIKFVWHIYEIAPYVYGEIEFHIPYNDLKSFVNPSSPYAYLFGLK is encoded by the coding sequence ATGAGGTTTTCAAGTCTAATATATATTGTTTTGGGGATTTATTTAGGTTTTTGTTTAATAGGCTGTGGAGATTCTAAAGATTCTCAAAAGAAGCAATCTACTCAAGAACAAACGCAAGAGAGCAAGGCTCAAGGGCAAGATATTGCACGAGATTCTGCATCTGTGCGGGAGTTACTAGGACTGCAAGAAAATAGCACGGCTTTTTATGTGCTTAAAGGCAAGGTAGGCGATAAGGAGCAAGTAGGGTATTTATCTATATGGGAGGATAAAAAGCGTGATATAGATATAGAATCTAGCATAGAGAATATACAAAATGACCCTGAAAAAGGAAGAGTAGTTTATTTAAAGCAAAATAGCAAAGATTTTCCTTTAATGATTGCTATTGCTTTGCCAAATGTGTGGAATGAAGCAATGGGAGACAATGAACATTTTATGTCATCACTTGATGCTCAAAAGATTACTTTTAGTAAAGATGAAAAAGGATTTTTAAAGGTAAGTGGTGTATGGGAAAATGATAACCCTCGCGGCGATAGGCTATTTTGGCATCAAAAAAGTTATTTTAAAGGAGAGAAATTTAGCTTTATTCAAGATGATACATTACCTTTAAATGAGGTAACTTTCGCACAAGGACATTATGCACATTCCATTAAAAAAGCAGATAAGGAAGTTGTTTTATTTGAATCTACTTACAAAAAACCTATCATTTTGCCCTCATATAATCCCAAACTTGAATCTCATATCGTAGAAAAGCTTAACGCGCAACTTGCAGATGGGGCAAAAGATGTGTCGGAGCTACAAAAGCAGCTTCAATATCTAGCAAAGCAGGATTTTAAGGCATATAGCCAAGAAAAAGAGCAATTTAATGCAGAATATGCAAAAATGTATAGTGTAGAATTTATAGATTCACATATTGTATCATTACAGAAATTTTCTTATGTGTATGAGGGAGGAGCACACGGGGTTCATAGCACAACAATGGAAAGCTATTCTTTGCAAAATGGCGAAAGATTATCAAGCAAATTAGAGGATTTGTTTCTTTTAGATGAGAAAAATAAAAATACACTTTTGCAAATGCTTACTCAAAAACTAGAGACGCCAGAATATAAAGAGAAACTTTTTGAGCAGACTTTGCCGCTGAAAGAATTGCCACAGACTTTTTTTGCTACATCTCAAGGCATAAAATTTGTATGGCATATTTATGAGATTGCTCCTTATGTTTATGGAGAAATAGAATTTCATATTCCATATAATGACTTAAAATCTTTTGTCAATCCCTCCTCGCCTTATGCGTATTTGTTTGGATTAAAATAA
- a CDS encoding YaaA family protein: protein MKILFSPSEGKNKPQNTTKTSHNALSHILDSQAVREYITFLQTASESEIASLFGSKILDMRDFALSQNLPTSPRVEAIKLYSGVGYKALDFESLDFKAQSYVRENLYIFSNLFGAVRADEPLPYYNLHQGKGVGAFSLKNLYKDLKAKIDKILCGEKVLDLRAEAYIKAYKCECARQYYQIVFLKNGKKVSHYAKFYRGIYARALAQKGISHLDELVRLKIENLHLCEQQHAQNATILTYEVLS, encoded by the coding sequence ATGAAAATCCTCTTTAGTCCAAGTGAAGGCAAAAATAAGCCTCAAAATACAACAAAGACTTCGCATAATGCATTATCTCACATACTAGATTCTCAAGCAGTGCGTGAGTATATAACATTTTTGCAAACTGCAAGCGAGAGTGAAATAGCTTCACTTTTTGGGAGCAAGATTCTTGATATGCGTGATTTTGCCCTTTCACAGAATCTACCTACTTCTCCAAGAGTAGAAGCTATTAAGCTTTATAGTGGTGTGGGGTATAAAGCACTTGATTTTGAAAGTTTAGATTTTAAAGCGCAAAGCTATGTGCGTGAAAATTTGTATATTTTTAGTAATCTTTTTGGTGCAGTGAGGGCAGATGAGCCTTTGCCATACTACAACCTTCATCAAGGCAAAGGTGTAGGAGCTTTTAGCTTAAAAAATCTCTATAAAGATTTAAAAGCTAAAATTGATAAGATTCTATGTGGAGAGAAAGTGCTAGATTTGCGCGCTGAAGCATATATAAAGGCTTATAAATGTGAATGTGCGAGGCAATACTACCAAATCGTATTTTTAAAAAATGGCAAGAAAGTAAGCCATTATGCGAAATTTTATCGTGGTATTTATGCTCGTGCTCTAGCACAAAAAGGAATCTCTCATCTTGATGAATTGGTGAGATTAAAAATTGAAAACTTACATCTTTGTGAGCAACAGCACGCACAAAATGCTACAATATTAACCTATGAGGTGCTCTCTTAG
- the oadA gene encoding sodium-extruding oxaloacetate decarboxylase subunit alpha gives MIKITENSLRDGHQSLLATRMRTQDLLEAAKIFDSIGFHSVEVWGGATYDTCLRYLKEDPFERLNEFKKVFVKTPLQMLLRGQNLIGYRHYADDVVEEFVRLSSEAGMDIFRIFDAFNDARNLRVSIESVKKYGKHAQGAICYTTSPVHTISSFVDYAKELVEMGCDSIAIKDMAGLLTPFTAYDLVKALKEELGVYLCLHTHSTAGFAFGAHLKAVEAGVDVLDLANSALSEGTSHPCTQSMVATLRGTKWDTKLDIASMEIAAEILRKNRRKYKKFESQYNQIDTRVLVNQIPGGMISNMANQLKEQNALDRMEEVMQEIPNVRADFGYVPLVTPSSQIVGTQAVLNVLMGERYKTITTETRNVIKGLYGRTPAPLNEMLVKKVLSEGEDIVRVRPADLLSPELKKAKEESAGFAKSAQDVISYAMFGTIAQTFLQERNANALNPEPLESYEEKCDDKLPKEFEIVVNGEHYAIKIEGSGEKTDEVRPFFIRVDGELKEVFVESISTPLGGKVIKEQKAGALPQATAPGHAKSPMPGTLTKLKVKVGDKVKQGDTLAIVEAMKMENEVLSPIDGVVKEIYATQGAQIGSDVAIMLLG, from the coding sequence ATGATAAAAATCACAGAAAATAGTTTGCGAGATGGACACCAGTCGCTTTTGGCTACTCGTATGCGCACGCAAGATTTGCTTGAGGCAGCAAAGATTTTTGATTCTATTGGCTTTCATAGCGTAGAAGTATGGGGTGGGGCAACTTATGATACTTGCTTACGCTATCTTAAAGAAGACCCTTTTGAACGTTTGAATGAGTTTAAAAAAGTTTTTGTAAAAACGCCATTGCAAATGCTTCTAAGAGGACAGAATCTTATAGGCTATCGGCATTATGCTGATGATGTGGTTGAGGAATTTGTAAGGCTTTCAAGTGAAGCAGGTATGGATATTTTTAGAATCTTTGATGCCTTTAATGATGCTCGTAATCTTAGAGTTTCTATTGAGAGCGTGAAAAAATATGGCAAACACGCACAAGGTGCAATTTGTTATACAACTTCTCCTGTGCATACAATTTCAAGCTTTGTAGATTATGCAAAAGAGCTTGTAGAAATGGGTTGTGATTCTATTGCAATTAAGGATATGGCGGGTTTGCTTACGCCATTTACAGCGTATGATTTGGTAAAAGCACTCAAAGAAGAGCTAGGTGTATATCTATGTTTACATACGCACTCAACCGCAGGGTTTGCATTTGGAGCACATTTGAAAGCAGTAGAGGCTGGAGTTGATGTGTTAGATTTAGCAAATTCAGCTTTAAGTGAAGGCACAAGCCACCCTTGCACACAATCTATGGTCGCTACACTTAGAGGGACAAAATGGGATACTAAGCTTGATATAGCCTCTATGGAGATAGCAGCAGAGATTTTGCGCAAAAACCGCCGTAAATATAAAAAATTTGAATCTCAATATAATCAAATTGATACGCGTGTGCTTGTCAATCAGATTCCAGGTGGTATGATTTCAAATATGGCAAATCAACTCAAAGAACAAAATGCTCTTGATAGAATGGAAGAAGTAATGCAGGAGATTCCAAATGTGCGGGCGGATTTTGGTTATGTGCCTTTGGTAACACCTTCAAGTCAGATTGTTGGCACTCAAGCAGTGCTTAATGTGCTTATGGGAGAGCGATATAAGACTATTACAACGGAAACGCGCAACGTAATTAAGGGGCTATATGGTCGCACACCAGCACCTTTAAATGAAATGTTAGTAAAAAAAGTTTTAAGCGAGGGTGAAGATATTGTTCGTGTGCGCCCTGCGGATTTACTCTCTCCTGAACTTAAAAAAGCAAAAGAAGAAAGTGCAGGATTTGCTAAGAGTGCGCAAGATGTTATATCTTATGCAATGTTTGGGACTATTGCGCAAACGTTTTTGCAAGAGCGCAATGCTAATGCGCTTAACCCCGAGCCTTTGGAATCATATGAAGAAAAATGTGATGATAAATTACCTAAAGAGTTTGAGATTGTTGTCAATGGAGAGCACTATGCGATTAAAATTGAGGGGAGTGGCGAAAAAACAGATGAGGTGCGTCCATTTTTTATACGTGTTGATGGGGAGCTTAAGGAGGTATTTGTTGAGAGTATTTCCACTCCTTTGGGGGGAAAGGTTATCAAGGAGCAAAAAGCAGGTGCTTTGCCTCAAGCAACTGCACCCGGCCACGCTAAATCTCCGATGCCCGGCACACTTACAAAACTTAAAGTGAAAGTAGGCGATAAAGTTAAACAAGGCGATACTCTAGCCATTGTAGAAGCTATGAAAATGGAGAATGAGGTGCTTTCTCCTATTGATGGTGTAGTTAAAGAAATTTATGCAACTCAAGGAGCGCAAATAGGGAGCGATGTGGCAATTATGCTTCTTGGATAA
- a CDS encoding aminotransferase class V-fold PLP-dependent enzyme, producing the protein MNTLIYLDNAATSFPKPLCVIEAVKDYLCNVGASPARSAHSLSIESGRILYEARVGLAELLHQPNEERIIFGANATTMLNSALYGLLKKGDKVLTTTLEHNSVLRPLENLRLKYGITLEFIQSSQTCKLDLCDIESKLKGAKAFVCVYANNITGAVLPIEEIYKLCIKHKVIFILDASQAVGYLPLKATSADIICASCHKGLYAPSALGFMSLNPHFNEELLESFMQGGSGSLSEEITQPCILPDKYESGTPNMCAIAGLRAGLEWIKEQDIEQIHTHKMKLRQYLYDGLKSIQRAKIYEIESKWCVGNLAFNIEGMYPSKVGLRLDREFGILTRVGLHCSPLTHKSIGSFSCGGSIRLSAGVFNTTEEIEHTLEAIKIIART; encoded by the coding sequence ATGAATACATTGATTTATCTTGACAATGCCGCTACTTCCTTTCCTAAGCCATTGTGTGTAATTGAGGCAGTGAAAGATTATCTTTGTAATGTGGGGGCTTCTCCTGCTAGGAGTGCGCATTCTCTTTCTATAGAATCTGGGCGGATTCTCTATGAGGCGCGTGTAGGCTTGGCAGAGCTACTTCATCAGCCAAATGAGGAGCGTATCATATTTGGTGCAAATGCTACAACTATGCTTAATAGTGCACTTTATGGTTTGCTTAAAAAAGGCGATAAGGTGCTTACTACGACATTAGAACATAATAGTGTTTTGCGTCCGCTTGAAAACTTAAGGCTAAAATATGGTATTACGCTTGAGTTTATTCAATCTTCACAAACTTGTAAGCTTGATTTATGCGATATTGAATCTAAGCTCAAAGGAGCAAAAGCTTTTGTATGTGTATATGCGAATAATATAACAGGCGCAGTATTACCTATTGAAGAAATTTATAAGCTTTGCATAAAGCATAAAGTGATATTTATCCTTGATGCTTCCCAAGCTGTGGGTTATTTACCCTTAAAGGCTACGAGTGCAGATATTATTTGTGCCTCTTGTCATAAGGGCTTATATGCACCAAGTGCGCTTGGGTTTATGAGTTTAAATCCTCATTTTAATGAGGAACTTTTAGAGAGTTTTATGCAAGGGGGCAGTGGCTCATTGAGTGAGGAAATCACACAACCTTGCATATTACCTGATAAATATGAGAGCGGCACACCTAATATGTGTGCGATTGCTGGGCTTAGAGCTGGGCTTGAATGGATAAAGGAGCAGGATATAGAGCAAATCCATACCCACAAGATGAAATTGCGCCAATATCTCTATGATGGGCTTAAATCAATCCAGCGTGCAAAGATTTATGAGATAGAAAGTAAGTGGTGTGTTGGGAATCTTGCCTTTAATATTGAGGGTATGTATCCCTCAAAAGTAGGATTGAGACTTGATAGGGAATTTGGGATTCTCACACGCGTGGGATTACATTGCTCACCACTTACTCATAAAAGCATAGGAAGCTTTTCTTGTGGAGGAAGCATTCGTTTAAGTGCTGGGGTATTTAATACAACTGAAGAGATCGAGCACACTTTAGAAGCGATTAAAATCATTGCTAGGACTTAG
- the carB gene encoding carbamoyl-phosphate synthase large subunit → MPKRTDIHTILLIGSGPIIIGQACEFDYSGTQAVKTLKNLGYRVVLINSNPATIMTDPDFADRTYIEPITEEIIANIITKEKVDAILPTMGGQTALNVAMKMFEKGMLENITFLGANPEAIKKGEDRQAFKEAMLKIGMDLPKSRYAYTEKEALEAAKEIGFPLIIRASYTLAGGGSGVAYNIDEFKVVAKNGLETSPINEILIEESLLGWKEYEMEVIRDKNDNCIIVCSIENLDPMGVHTGDSITIAPALTLTDKEYQRMRDASFKILREIGVDTGGSNVQFAINPQNGRMTVIEMNPRVSRSSALASKATGYPIAKVATMLAVGFSLDEIKNDITGTPASFEPSIDYIVTKIPRFTFEKFPKADSTLTTSMKSIGEVMAIGGTFKESLQKALCSLETGIFGFNHISTDIDLIKKEIRRPNANRLLYIAEGFRKDMNIDEVYELCKIDKWFLNQIYEIIVAEKYISAEILNDNSLMKRIKSYGFSDKMIAHWLKVNENLELSESEVYQAREHLGITPRYNEVDTCAAEFPSLTPYLYSSIGNFEYINNSSSSLDSHQSNPRKKVMIIGGGPNRIGQGIEFDYCCVHSSFALADLNVQSIMYNCNPETVSTDYDTSDVLYFEPIDFEHVRAVISKEKPDGIIVHLGGQTPLKLAHSLTKINAHIIGTSAKVIDIAEDREKFAQFVNDLGLKQPQNGIAFEKEQAYLVAHKIGFPVLVRPSYVLGGRAMRIVYDDDELKNYMDEVIAVSDSSPVLIDKFLEYAIELDVDCISDGKSVYIGGIMEHIEEAGIHSGDSASSLPSINISKILIDEIEQTTAKIALKLGVVGLMNVQYAIYNENLYLIEVNPRASRTVPFVSKATGIPLAKVATRVMWNHFVYHTSHNADSVQNSSIPTQNAQQDILYEALCFYDKYNKIDFTSHIFKPKALHYVCLKESVFPFNKLVGAELSLGPEMKSTGEVMGIGKSFGLSFAKSQLACKNTLPTQGEIFLSLANIDKKEGIILARGFIELGFSICATEGTYRILRENNIEATHILKVSEGRPNIIDSMTNNQISLAINTSDHHSHKEDTHLIRTQIIKNSIPYFTTLSAARVAIEAIKEMQNSNMNEAYALQDYLQN, encoded by the coding sequence ATGCCCAAACGCACCGACATTCATACAATTTTACTTATTGGTTCAGGACCTATTATTATAGGACAGGCTTGTGAATTTGACTATTCAGGCACACAAGCAGTAAAAACACTTAAAAATCTTGGTTATCGCGTAGTGCTTATTAATTCTAATCCAGCTACTATTATGACTGACCCTGATTTTGCAGACCGCACCTATATAGAGCCTATCACAGAAGAAATTATTGCAAATATTATCACTAAAGAAAAAGTTGATGCGATATTACCCACAATGGGAGGACAAACCGCACTTAATGTTGCAATGAAAATGTTTGAAAAAGGTATGCTAGAAAATATAACATTTTTAGGAGCAAATCCAGAGGCAATAAAAAAAGGTGAAGATAGACAAGCTTTTAAGGAAGCAATGTTAAAAATTGGTATGGATTTGCCCAAATCTCGCTATGCTTATACAGAAAAAGAAGCTCTAGAGGCAGCAAAAGAAATTGGATTCCCTCTAATTATCCGTGCAAGCTATACTCTTGCTGGTGGTGGAAGCGGTGTGGCATATAATATTGATGAATTTAAAGTAGTGGCAAAAAATGGTTTAGAGACAAGCCCGATTAATGAAATTTTAATTGAGGAATCCTTACTTGGTTGGAAAGAGTATGAAATGGAAGTCATACGTGATAAAAATGATAACTGCATTATTGTTTGTAGCATTGAGAATCTTGACCCTATGGGCGTTCATACAGGAGATTCTATTACAATTGCTCCAGCCCTTACGCTTACAGATAAAGAATATCAACGAATGCGTGATGCAAGCTTTAAAATTTTACGAGAAATTGGTGTGGATACAGGTGGAAGCAATGTGCAATTTGCTATAAATCCCCAAAATGGCAGAATGACTGTTATTGAAATGAATCCACGTGTATCTCGCTCCTCTGCTCTTGCAAGCAAAGCCACAGGTTATCCTATTGCCAAAGTCGCTACAATGCTTGCAGTTGGATTCTCACTTGATGAGATTAAAAATGACATTACAGGCACACCAGCAAGCTTTGAGCCAAGTATTGATTATATCGTTACAAAAATCCCTCGCTTTACTTTTGAGAAATTTCCAAAAGCAGATTCTACACTCACCACAAGTATGAAATCTATCGGAGAAGTTATGGCGATTGGTGGGACATTTAAAGAATCATTACAAAAAGCATTATGTAGCCTTGAAACAGGTATCTTTGGCTTTAATCATATTTCTACTGATATAGACCTCATCAAAAAAGAAATTCGCCGCCCTAATGCTAACCGACTGCTTTATATTGCAGAAGGTTTTAGAAAAGATATGAACATTGATGAAGTATATGAGTTATGCAAGATTGATAAATGGTTTTTAAATCAAATTTATGAAATTATAGTAGCCGAAAAATATATCAGTGCAGAGATTCTAAACGATAATTCCCTTATGAAACGCATTAAAAGCTATGGCTTTAGCGATAAAATGATTGCTCATTGGCTTAAGGTTAATGAAAATTTAGAACTTAGCGAATCTGAAGTATATCAAGCAAGGGAGCATTTGGGAATTACGCCTCGTTATAATGAAGTAGATACTTGTGCAGCAGAGTTTCCTAGCCTCACACCTTATCTTTACTCAAGTATAGGGAATTTTGAATACATAAATAACTCCAGCTCCTCATTAGATTCTCATCAAAGTAATCCTCGCAAAAAAGTAATGATCATTGGTGGGGGACCAAATCGCATTGGACAAGGCATTGAGTTTGATTATTGCTGTGTGCATTCAAGCTTTGCTTTAGCTGATTTGAATGTGCAAAGCATTATGTATAATTGCAATCCAGAAACCGTAAGTACAGATTATGACACAAGTGATGTGCTTTATTTTGAACCTATAGACTTTGAACACGTAAGAGCAGTAATCAGCAAAGAAAAACCTGATGGCATTATCGTGCATTTAGGAGGACAAACACCGCTCAAACTTGCACATTCTCTTACCAAAATCAATGCCCATATTATTGGCACAAGCGCAAAAGTCATTGATATAGCAGAAGATAGAGAGAAGTTTGCACAATTTGTCAATGATTTAGGATTGAAACAACCTCAAAATGGTATTGCTTTTGAAAAAGAACAAGCTTATTTGGTTGCTCATAAAATTGGTTTTCCTGTATTGGTTCGTCCTAGCTATGTGCTTGGTGGGAGAGCAATGCGCATCGTATATGATGATGATGAGCTTAAAAATTATATGGACGAAGTGATTGCAGTGAGTGATAGTTCGCCTGTGCTTATTGATAAATTCCTTGAATACGCTATTGAGCTTGATGTAGATTGCATCAGTGATGGGAAAAGTGTGTATATTGGTGGGATTATGGAACATATTGAGGAAGCAGGGATTCATAGTGGCGATAGTGCAAGCTCGCTACCATCTATTAATATTAGCAAAATATTAATAGATGAGATTGAACAAACAACGGCAAAAATAGCTCTCAAACTTGGTGTAGTAGGACTTATGAATGTGCAATATGCTATTTATAATGAAAATCTCTATCTTATTGAAGTAAATCCGCGCGCAAGTCGCACTGTTCCATTTGTGAGCAAGGCAACAGGTATCCCTTTGGCAAAAGTTGCTACAAGGGTTATGTGGAATCACTTTGTATATCATACATCGCACAATGCAGATTCTGTACAAAATTCAAGCATACCTACTCAAAATGCACAACAAGACATTCTCTATGAAGCTCTATGCTTTTATGATAAATACAATAAAATTGATTTTACATCTCATATCTTTAAGCCCAAAGCTCTGCATTATGTCTGCCTTAAAGAATCTGTTTTTCCATTTAATAAGCTTGTGGGTGCAGAACTCTCGCTTGGACCAGAGATGAAAAGCACAGGAGAAGTTATGGGGATTGGCAAAAGTTTTGGCTTGAGTTTTGCAAAAAGTCAATTAGCTTGCAAAAATACACTGCCTACACAAGGGGAAATTTTCTTATCGCTTGCAAATATTGACAAAAAAGAAGGCATTATTCTTGCGCGTGGATTTATTGAGCTTGGATTCTCAATTTGTGCGACAGAAGGAACATATCGTATTTTGCGTGAAAATAACATTGAAGCCACGCATATTCTTAAAGTGAGTGAGGGGCGTCCAAATATCATTGATAGTATGACAAATAACCAAATCAGCCTCGCTATCAACACAAGTGACCATCATTCTCACAAAGAAGATACTCATCTTATCCGAACACAAATCATTAAAAACTCTATCCCCTATTTTACTACGCTATCAGCAGCGCGTGTAGCCATTGAAGCCATTAAAGAAATGCAAAATAGCAATATGAATGAAGCTTATGCCTTGCAAGATTATCTACAAAACTAA